Sequence from the Fodinibius salicampi genome:
GTCTCAATAATATTACTTTCCTTTTATATTTAAAGGATTCATTTAATTTGCTGGTTTTTTAGATTATGGGTTCTTTTTTAAGTAATCCACTTCTGACTGGTTAAGCAATTTTTGATATTTTACATCAGTAACAAGATTTATGATAGGTGGAGAAAAGTTCACTTGTTCATATCTGGAAAGTGCTTCTACAGTACTAGGTTTTTCCTGTCCACTAAATGAGGAACCGCCTCCTTGGGAACTCATAGTCGGAATAATATCAACTTTAAGCTCTAATTGTTGTAGAAAGTTTAATCTGTATTCTTTTGAAACAATCCATTTTTCGTACTCCCATACTTTGAAGTTTTCTGGTATAGAATGCCACTCTAATAGAGTTTCGAAAAATGAAACATCAACATTATGTTCTGAGTACCCAATACCTTCGCTTGCTTTCTTCTGAAGATATCGAAGTCTACTCGCGACCACATTTAGGACACTTCGTTTTATGTAAATAGCTTCATTCCATTTTGGGATGCGAAAATTATTATAATTTGGCCCACAATCTTCTGCAGAAATAATAAGATATTGACAGTTTTTAATTAGTTCCCGGTTATTCCACAATACGCTCAAAAAACGTTTTCCTGACTTAATATTAACTTCATCAAGAAAAACAGTTTTACCAGTGCTTGTTATGTATAAATTGTCAATCTTAGGTTTAAGACTGGCATACTGTTCTTCAAGTGCGTTTGTCAGCCAGTTTATAAAAGCATGATTACCGCTTCGCCTCATACCGATAACATAATAAACTATCGGCCCATGGATGAGATACAAAACAATAGTTTTGGCGATCAGATTTTTTGTTGATTTAATAAAGCTCATAATTCTAAAAATATTTTACATTTGATAGTAAAACTGCCCACGGTCCGTTACCGGGTGCTGTAAGTTGGACAGTGCTGCGACCCTTGACCGGGATTTCATTTTCCCACTCGTTATTCTGAATGTTTAGCCATTGCAGAGAAAGTGCTCCGGAGGCATCGGAAACATCAATGGTAACTGAACCACCATTAGGAAAATAAACGGCATATTGATGCTCAACGTCAGCCATGGCATATGCTTCGTCGTCATGACGATACCCAAGCAAGTGATTAGCCGGTTTGCTTAAAAAAACATTCATCCGGTCTGTTAGCATGCGCATGCTCTTTATGTGGGTTTGTGCCAAGGGAGAAAGACCTATGCCTGATGGATTAAAGGGATTACTTGTTCGATGAAAACGTGAAGATGCAAAACCTCCGAATATATTCCGCCATAACTTATGAGTACCTTCTTCAAAACCACCGCCATGATTTAGACCTCCATAAATTTTAACACTATTTATCGGTCTGCGCCCATTTTCCTGAATCTCAGTTCGGACCTCTTGAGCATTATCCCAATGTGCTTGTTCCTGCTGATGGTTATTTTGTGATATATCTACATAGGTATAGAGGTTGGGTTTTTCAAAAGTAGCTTTATGCATCGGATCAGAAAGATCCCATGCATCCCACATTTCTGTTACATGAATAAGTACATTTTTTTCCTTAGCACTTTTCAAAATATAATACGCCCAAAAGTCGCTCCATTTTGGTGACTCATTTGTTTCATTACTGATACAGTACAGGATATGGGGATATTCCAGAGAGATCGACAGTATCTGATCAACAAGCGCCTCCTGGAATTTGAGCAGGAGAGGGTTGTCTTCGAATTCCGGTGGAGATCTAAAAAATGGATTTTCTTTCTGTCCGGGATGGGTTTGGATTACCTCGGGAAGTCCACTCTCCTCTGAAGTATAATTCACATTGTTTTTTGGATTAAATGGATTCTGATTCCATGGATCCCGGGCAAAATCAAAGCGATCCCATAATTCAATTTGGACAATAATATCACGTTCATATGTCATGGTAAGAAAATCCTTAAAACGATTCCAGTATTCTCCATTCCATGTTGTAAGATCGTAGATTCCATCTTGTGTTTTCCCAAACGGCCAGACGTTTCCGTGATCCCTGCTCGACATTGTATTTCTTACATAGTTACCACCGTTATATGCCATTAAATCGAGGTGAGACTCAAGTCCGTAGGGCCAGATATCTGGATGATTAAAAAGATTGTCTTCGTCTGAAGCTCCCAGCAGCAGTACGGGTTCTCCCTTGTATTGCCAGTATCGGGCATTTTTTTTATAGGGTTGTATTCTTAATGAGTCTTTCTTAACGGTTTGGTGATATCCCATTTGAAGGAATTGTTCATACGATTCCGTTTTAATATCAATTGGGGGAAATTGTGATTTTTCTTGGCATGCCGAAAGCAGGTAACATATTGAAAGGGTACAAATAAGTATTAATAGAACCTGACTTTTCATTTTATGTTATTACTGGGATTCTAACTCAAGAAAATTTTTGACTGCTTGTTCAGCTTGCATTTCATCAAAAACAGGAAGATGGGTCATATTCCCGTTCAACCAATCCTTGTTTTCATCCCATGCCTGAATCATAGCTATAGCCAGGGCATCAGTATCGTTTGATGGAACGAGCTCCCCATTTTTACCTGCAATTACCAATTCGTCAATGCTCGCATTAGAAAAACCGATCACAGGCACTCCTAAAAGAAGACTCTCAATCACAGTATTTGGTAAATTATCCGCTCGGGATGGAAGTACAGAGGCGATAGAATCAGATACGATCTTATAAAGTTGAGAAGAAGGCTGGTGATCAATCCAGATTAACCTCTCTTTGGTATCTTCTAATTTTTCATGAATTGGAGTACCGATATCCTGAGAATATCTTCCAACCCATACCATTTTTAAATCCGGATTTGATTTCCATGCTTTTTCTAATGCCTCAGCAACCAGATCGGTGCCTTTTCTAAATCCGAGAATACCAAAATGAACTAAATACCTTTTGGGTAAATTGAAGGGTATTTTTTTAGCGGGATCTATATATAAAATGGCAGGAGGACGTACAACAGAGATATCCAATGCATATTTTTTTTCAAAATAATCAGATAAAAACTGACTGGGGGAATAAGAATGATCCGCTTTTCGGATACAGTGGAGATCAATTTTTTCAGTAATTTTTTGACTTAACTTGATCTTTTTAAAGGAAGCTTTATCAAACAGTAGTCTTGATGTGCTTAATCTTAAATAGTGCTTACGTCCTTGCTTTCTTTTTACAAAAAATCCTGTTTGGGGATAATTTGTTGATTGGACAATATCAAATTTTATGTTTTTATCTCTTTTCTCAAATGCTTTATTAAGGATATACGAATAAATGATCGTATTAATATTCTCATAAGCCTCTTGGCTAAATAAATAAAGGATCAGCCTCTTTAAGACTTTGAATAATATGCTATCTGGTTTCTTAATACTGTGAATAGTAATGCCATTCACGATAGTTGTATTGTGGGGATGGTTTACCAATGCAAAAACTTCTACATGATGACCATGCTTAGATAAAGCGGCGCCCATTTTTGCCAAGTAATTTCCAACGCCTCCCTCATTTTTATCATCAGTAACATATTGATCTGTAAGAAAAGCTATTTTCATATAAATCCCTTGTTGTATCCCCTGTAATAATGGTAGTTATTGCTTCCTGGCAAAACTAACTATTAAACTAATGCCCAGATTTTCTCTGAAACTTTAATATATCTCTTTTATTTATGGAACCTCTCTATTTAAAATAACCAATGCTTTTGCTTCAAAAACTAATTAGATATTTCTAATACTTACGCTAAGCGAGAGATTTAAGATTTTAAATACCGAATATAAATTTTCGGTATTTCCCTGATCTGGAGAAGTCTAGGATTGCCTTATGGGTATGGTTTAGAGCTTTTTATAAAAAAGGCTCTGTAGGTGGAAAGTTAAATTCTTGATTTTAATCATTATAGAATCTTGTATAAAGATAGATAGGAATAAAGGATATTTTACTTAATAGTCCTACCAAGAAAAGTTTTTGCAGAAGCTATTTCAGTTCCCTTTTCAAAGTCATTAGAATGAATGTCAAATTCTGTACCCAGAACAGTAATTATTTTTTGAATGAACCTGGAGGTGAGACTATTTCCTGGTTTGGATTCAGACCAGTACAGTATTTTAGTTCCATTAAACTTTTCAATTAACAGTCGAATAATGATACGAATGGTGAAAAAAAGACGTTTAACACGCTTTTGACCAATTTTCGGCAGTTCTAATAGGGGTAAAATTCTTTCACTTCCTGCCTGTAATTTCAGTAATTCTTTATTTTTGGCTGGTTTTAAGAAAATATTTTTTTCCGATAGGGCGATAATGTCTTTACTAATAATTGTAGCGCTATGCCAATCCAAACCAAAAACTGGGATTGTTGTTTTAGGACGAATTGGATCAGGGTACTGGTAATTGAAAATTCCCTCATGACAAATCAAACTAATAGCCTTGGCCTCTTTAGCTGGCATTTTACTTTTCCATTTATAAACATTTTCTGAATTTATTGGCTTAGATACTTTGTTTTTCCAAGTTTCTTTTGGGGAAACTAAGTGCCTAGCTGATATAGTCGGATCAAACATAGTACCTTCATGCTGAATACCAATGTGGGTGCAAATTTTATCTAGTATGAAAGTCGTTCTATTTACTAAGTCTTCATATCTAACAGAGATACTATTTTTTAATTTTTCGTTATTTGTTAGCTGACTCTCCAACCTATACCAATGATAACTGTTGATAATAGCAGAATCACTCGCATGAGGTAGTTTTTTCATGGAATTACATGCATCCCTCGGATCGCGAATAATTTGTATTATTGATGCGTTAGGATAAAGATTTAAAATTTCTGGTAAGTGTAGTAAGTGGTTTGGTGTTTTCTCAGCCCAAAATGGTTTATCAATATTTTTTGCAAATTGGGCGGTAAGTGATTCTAGCATGGCTTGTTGTGAGGGCACAGAATCCTTTAAATAGGTATATATTTGTTTTTTAGATAGCTTAAATAATTTGTATACAAATTGCCCACTTAGCTTTATTGAAGTGATTAAACTAACAGCCTGTTCCGGCCAATTTGGATCTTCGACAGCTTCTTGCCTTTGTTCAAAACTGGTTTTAGAAAAAAAATGAGTTTCCGGGCCACAGGCAATTTCACTATGCGAAGATATTAAAGCTGCTAGAAGAGTTGTTCCAGATCGAGGTATACCAACTATAAATATTGGTCTTCTTTTATCGTATAATAATGGTTTATCTGAAGCAATAGGTATGTTTTCATGAGACATGGTGTTATGCTATAAGTAGCTAAATAGGTTTTGTAAAATTCTAAATGATAACTTGCATTATGCTCCCAATTTAATTCTTCTTTAATGTATATTCTTTTCTTTTTTCTAAATTTTAATAATAAATGTATATCGTGTTGAGCACTTCTTCTACCATCAAGATGAAGTTGAATGTTCTTACTGACCTCCTCCCTAAAAACTGGTCCATTGTAAAGTAGAGTTTTCGGGCAATTATGCTAACTTAAAATAAATCATCATTGCCATGAAAAAATCAAAATTTACCGAATCTCAGATTGTCTTTGCCCTCCACCAGGCCGAGACGGGAACCCGCGTTGGGGAGGTCTGCCGCAAGATGGGCATCAGCGAGGCGACCTTCTACAACTGGAAGAAAAAGTTTGGTGGGCTGGGCACCTCCGAGCTGCGCCGCCTGCGTCAGCTCGAGGAAGAAAACAGCCGGCTGAAGAAGCTGGTGGCCGATCTGTCCCTGGACAAACATATGCTTCAGGAAGTACTCAAAAAAAAGCTATGAGGCCGGCCCGCTGCCGCGAGCTGGCCCGGTGGCTGGTCGAGGAGTACCGCATCTCCGAGCGCCGTGTGGCGCAGGTGACCGTGCTCGCACGGCCCACCTTTCGTTACCAACCCGTCGAGCGTGATGACGACCCCCTTCGCGCTCGTATTCGTGAAATCGCCATGACCCGGGTTCGATACGGATTCTGGCGGATCTACGTGTTACTTCGTCGGGAAGGCTGGATGGTGAATCATAAGCGCGTATATCGGCTCTACAAGCTTGAAGGGCTGAATCTGCGTGCCAAACGCCCCAGAAGAAGCCGGGCGGCCGCGCATCGCCTGGATCGCCCCGACCTCAGCGGGCCCCACCAACTATGGAGTATGGATTTTGTGGCCGACCAGCTCTTCGATGGGCGCCGACTGTGAGCCTTAACTGTAGTGGATAATTTTAGTCGCAGCTGCCTAGCCATCCATGCAGATCAGTCGATCAAAGGAGGGGATGTAACCGGAATTATGGAACGAATTTCCCGTCGAGTTGGTCAGGTGCCAGAACGGATCCAAGTCGACAATGGCAGTGAATTTATCTCTAAAATACTCGACCAGTGGGCCTACGACAAAGGGGTGACGCTGGACTTCTCCAGGCCGGGGAAACCTACCGACAACCCGTATATTGAATCGTTCAACGGGAGCTTCCGCGATGAGTGTTTAAACCTACATTGGTTCTTATCGTTGGAAGATGCTCGCCAGAAAATCGAGGCCTGGAGAACCGAATATAACGGCTTCAGACCTCACAGTTCACTAGGAGATTTGACCCCGAATGAATACATTGAACAACACCGCATAACGTCCGATTCTCTACTTTTGACTGGGTGAATTACGGGGAGGGGCTCATTACCAGTTGAAATATATACGGATTGCGATTCAGAAAGGGGGGATAAGATTTTTTATTTTTCTAATCTAGAGATATTAATATTAGAAAAAGAAATTTGATTATTAGGTCTTATAGGTATAATAGTAGGCTAATTGGATAAGGATTTGACGATTGATTAAAATGAATTTCTGATACTTATTCTGAGGCAAGCATTTTAAGATTTAGAATTACCGAACGATTTACCCCTTGCATTTGTAAAATAGTTGATCATGATAACTTGAGTTAATATTAATAGTAGAATTATTTATGCCCGAAGGACCGGAAATTTGGAGAACTGCAGACGTACTTACCGAATCCCTAAAAAATAAACCGATAAACGACCTCTTTTTTGCTTTTGATAAACTCAAGGAATATGAGTCTAAATTAGAGGGACAAAAGGTTAACAGGGTAGAGGCCAGGGGAAAGGCGATACTCACGTACTTTGAAAGTGATACCGTTATGTACAGTCACAATCAGCTTTATGGTAAGTGGATGATTAGTAAAAATGGCGAGCAACCTGATACCAACCGGTCCCTGCGAGTAGCTATTCATAACGATGAAAAATCAGCTTATCTTTATTCTGCTTCAGAAATAGAGATTTTGAATAGAGATAAGGTCAATGAACATTCCTATATCCAAAAGTTAGGTCCCGACGTCCTTCATCCAAAAACAACCTATGAAGATATCCTTGGACAGTTTCAATCTGATAAATTTAAAAACCGAAAGCTTACGACTTTACTGTTAGATCAGGGGTTTGTAAGCGGTATTGGGAACTATTTGCGTAGCGAGATTATGTTTTACGCCAAAGTCAATCCCCGTGAAAAGCTTCGTGAATATTCGAATCAAGAGAAAGAAGCGTTAGCAGAAGCCACCATTAAACTCTCTGAACGTTCCTATGAAACGGGAGGGGTAACGAACGACGAAAAGATTGTGAACGCCCTTAAACGCGAAAATGCATCGTATGATGATTACAGACATTTCGTTTATAATCGGACTGATGATCGGTGCCATAAGTGCGGTACGGTTATCGAGGAAGAGAAGACCGGGGGACGTAAAATCTATTATTGTCCGAATTGTCAGTTAAACTGATTGATGATCCTAATGTCCAGAAGGCTTGAAAAAAACGGACTCCAAAATGACCGGAGCAAAAGGTCTTTATTTCAGTGGTCCTTGGCTTTTTAGGAGCCTTTTGTGTCAATAGAAAAGGCGGACGAAAATCGATTTTTTCCGAATTACCAGTTGAATATGAAGGATGATCTGGATAAGGTAAGGGCAAAATTAATTATATTGTAATTGAACTTTCATCAAAAAACCCTTCGACTATGGAAAATTCATTACAACGAGATTTGCGAACGCTTTACATGCGAGATCTTGATCAGCTTATTGATAATATAGAAGCCATTCCCGAGGATCTGCTTTGGAATGCCCCCGAGGGAGTTACTAACAGTTGTGGAGTATTGGTACAGCATCTGGTCGGTAACCTCAATCATTACATTGGAGAAGGTATTGGGGAAACCGGCTATGTTCGTCAGCGTGAACAAGAGTTTACGACTACTCAAACATCTAAGAAAGATCTGATTGCGGATGTCGAGTCTTTACAAAGAACGCTCGATACTGTTTTTGATACTTTGGAGGATAGCGACTTATCCGAAGAATATCCGCTGGAGACTTCATATGAATTTTCAACTCGGGGGTTTCTTATTCATTTGTATGGTCACTTAAACTATCACTTGGGACAAATTAATTACCTGGGGCGCTTATTATCTGAAAGGGGATGAAAAGAAGCCGGGAGAATCATACCTTTGGAACCCTTGGAAATATAAATTTAAAGCAGAAGTACGTTCATGAAAGACAATGATTTTTTAAAGCCGGGAGATACCATTGCACATAGTAATAAACAGCTGATGGAATCCCCCGAAGTAGAAAAAATAGCGGAAATAGTGATTGAGCGCGAAAGCCTGGATTTCGGTCCCGCTGAAATTGGCTACTTTCTCGTTTATCCTAATCTCTCAAAATATAAAGCAGCCAAATGCGTCAAGGCATCCCGGGAGGTACAATACTATTCCGGAAATAACTATTTGATTGAGATATCCGGGGAAATGTGGGATATGCTCGACCAAAAAACGCGGGAGATGGTTCTTTTCCATCAGCTTATGCATGTGGATCCCGTTTATAAAGCCAAAAATCAGGAGTGGAAGATGAAGATCCGCAAGCCAGACTTTTCCGATTTCTACGAGATTAATGACAAGTACGGCAATGACTGGTACAAAACGGTGCAGGCAACAGTATCTTCTCTTTATGATCTTGACCCCAAAAGAGAGAGTAAAGTATCTTTATAAATAAGTTATTCGTAAGCTTTGAGGGGTGTATATATAAATATATACATCCCTTTTCTTTTTTAATTTATAGCTGAGTTACTGTTAAGGCTGAACGTTTTTGCCCTTAAATGTTATTACGATATTTACTACGAGCCTTAGGAGCAGATAAAGTGAATTCTTTAGACTCTACAGTAGATGGGATTGCGATTAAGCGGAGAAAATAACAAGAAAGAGAAGGGAACCGGGATTAAAAAGTACTTTGATGTACATGGTCCGGTTTTTTGGCCATGTTAGTGATTGTTATAGCGATGGTCGTCGGTACTATTTCGTTAGGGAAGCACAGCCAGAGACCATTTTTATTCTTCATGTTCTTCGTTGTCCCACAATCTATATTGTTGATTCTTTTGTGTAGAATATTCGGGATTGTTGAAGAGTATCCTTGACAAATATTGAGTCCTACTATTGGCGTTCTTTTCCATTAATTACCTCTTCCAGCGACTGTAAACGCTTATCTATATCCAGCAGCTTTTGAATGATAATAGCATGGGTCTTTCCGGCGTCAATACCTACCGGACTATCATCGCTTTTAATTTGGTTGAGTATTGCTTTTAGCTGTTTTTCAGTAATATTTAAGTTTTCCATCACCTTCTAACATTCAACATGTAACTTTACAACTTTTATTTAACTTCAAATCCTTCTTTCTCAAGAAATTTTTGCACCTTGGCTACGTGATCGCCCTGAATTTCAATCGTTTTGGCATAACTGGTGCCGCCTGCTCCACAGTGTTTTTTTAGCTTCTTTTCCAAATCTTCGATAACCTGTGGATTGTGTTTAATATTACTAATAACGGTAACTGTTTTACCTCGTCGTCCACCGGTTTCTTTCTTTATTTTGATAGCCATAATGCCTTAATATTAAAAAATTATTTGGTCTGGGTTTGCTCTTCCTTTTTTTTCTGCTCTTGCTTCCATTTACGGTAACGTTTGAGATGCTCTACATAAATATCATATACGCATCGGTCACATCCGCTACCACAGCAGTCCGTGGGAAGAGGTTTAATTGGTTTTTTCATAGTGACCGAAGATAGAGTACCTGAGGACTTTAATCAAAGAAATTTATATTTGTTAAAGAACATATGGTCGAAGAATACGAGTGAAAGCTGGGACGGGCATTCATTTTTAAACTGAAAGTTTATTAGTTTAATAGTGAAGTATTAAATTGATGACCTCAGGTATACTTATGGGCGATAAAAATTATTTAAAAGATCTGTTTCACCGAACCTTAACAGCATGTTCGCCCGAGAATGCTGTCAGAGAGGCCGTAGAAATAGAGGGAGCAAAAATAAAAATAAGGGACCATCACTTTGAAAGCGATGAATATCCGGTATATGTATTAGCCGTTGGTAAGGCTTCGATTCCTATGTTTAAAAGTTTAGATAATATCATTGGCAACAGGATAATTAAAAGCTTGATTGTAACCCCGAATTCTCCTGAAAATTGTTCGGCTGATCAGATTATAACAGCGAATCATCCCGTTCCGGATGAGGAAAGTATAAAAGCGGGACGTGCCGCTGCTTCTTTTATGGAAAGCGTGCCCAAAAACGCATTAATTATAACATTGATTTCAGGGGGAACTTCTTCCCTAATGTGTAATCCGGCCGGGGCAATCACGCTATCAGATTTACGTACAACATTTGATTTATTGAATCAGTGCGGGGCATCCATAAGTGAAATAAACACGGTAAGAAAACATTGTTCCCAGATAAAAGGAGGTCAGTTACTGCGTTATTTGCATCAAGATGTAACCCTCATAGATTTGATTATTTCCGATGTACCTAGTAATGATCCGACCTTTATTGGAAGTGGTCCGACCGTGGGTGATCCATCAACATACCAGGATGCTTATCATGTTTTATTGGAATATCAGTTGTGGAACAAGATTCCTGAAAGCGTTAAGAGTCACATAGAAAAAGGATTAACCGGAGAAGTGGTGGAAACATTATCTCCAGAAGAAGAGACGATTAAAAGGCATGAAACTGAAATTATTAGTTCGGCAGAACAGTTTACTCAACAAGCGGCCGATTTTGCCAGTGAGGATGGTTATAAGTGCGTCCTTTCGGATCAACCATTTAACGAAGATGTTGAATCGGTAGCCTCATATATAACAGATAAAGTGTTATCCAATGAAGACCGAGATGGGAATCCTGCAATATTCTTTTTTTATGGAGAAAGCAGGGTAGTGGTAACCGGTGAAGGCAAGGGAGGGAGGAATCAGGAACTAGCGCTGCGTGGGGCCCTTAAGATAGCGGGATATAACAATTTAAGCTGGCTGAGTGCCGGTACAGATGGGGTTGACGGTCCTACTGATGCGGCCGGAGCCATCGTAGATGGGCAAACCATAACAAAAGCAAGAGATAAGGGAGTAAACCCTGATGAGCATCTTCAAAACAATGATTCCTATCATTTTCACAAGCAGATGGATACCCTGTTAGTAACGGGCCCCACCGGAAACAACTTGATGGATGTCGTTTTTGTAATACGAAATTAGTGCCGGTAAAAAATACCGTGGCATTACAAAGTTGACTAACCTATTACTTTATTGTAACCCCACGCTTGAATATCTTTCTCCTTTTAGCGATTAATTTGTACAATGGTGGTAACGATCAGGGCCAGAGTAGAGGTGACCGTAGATAAAATACTTATACGTTCCTGTGGTGAAAGTCCGGCAGTGGGCGACTCTTCCGGCACGACAATGGTGGCTCCCGGTTCCACATCTGGGAAATTCTTAAAGAAAAGGAATTTCTTCACGCGATCCACATCGCCGTTGGCATGGATAATATATGCGCGTTTTTTAATGGCCAGGTCATTAAATCCACCGGCAGCTGTTATATAGTCTCTAAAGGATCGACCGTCTTCATACCGAACCGTGGTAGGATAAAATACACCCCCTTCTACTGTAACCGTTTCAAGTTTTTTGGGGATAAACAGGGAGTCTCCTTCTTCCAATAGTAAATCGTATCTTGATCCGGGATTTTGCAGAACCTGTGGAAGTTCAATTCCAACCTGTGCAGACTCATCCTGTAATCTTTGCTGGCGCTGTTCCTCTAGTTGTTGTGCCCGTTCTTCCGCTGTCAGGCCTTCTCCCTGCACATTTGCAGTCATTTGTTGTGATTCCTGTTGAGTAAACTCTCGCTTACGAAAAAGAGTGGCCCCATCGGTATAAGCGTCAGGAGTCAGCCCGCCGGCTCTTTCAATAATATCTGAAATACGTTCATTTCTAGCGGAAATAGCATATTTGCCTGGGAATTGTACTTCTCCTACAACATGGATTTCCTGCTGTTCTTCATAATTTGGGAGTCTTCTGATATACACCTGATCAAAGGGCTGTAACTTAAACGAAGCGTCTTCTTCGTTCAGCGTCAGATCTTCATTTACTTCAAAAGTTTGAACATCGGCAATAAAAGAACTGCTTTTGGCGGTCTGACTGGCATCCCGGATTCGCCTCGCAACCTCTATACGATAGGGGGCAGCAGA
This genomic interval carries:
- the nei gene encoding endonuclease VIII is translated as MPEGPEIWRTADVLTESLKNKPINDLFFAFDKLKEYESKLEGQKVNRVEARGKAILTYFESDTVMYSHNQLYGKWMISKNGEQPDTNRSLRVAIHNDEKSAYLYSASEIEILNRDKVNEHSYIQKLGPDVLHPKTTYEDILGQFQSDKFKNRKLTTLLLDQGFVSGIGNYLRSEIMFYAKVNPREKLREYSNQEKEALAEATIKLSERSYETGGVTNDEKIVNALKRENASYDDYRHFVYNRTDDRCHKCGTVIEEEKTGGRKIYYCPNCQLN
- a CDS encoding DinB family protein, producing MENSLQRDLRTLYMRDLDQLIDNIEAIPEDLLWNAPEGVTNSCGVLVQHLVGNLNHYIGEGIGETGYVRQREQEFTTTQTSKKDLIADVESLQRTLDTVFDTLEDSDLSEEYPLETSYEFSTRGFLIHLYGHLNYHLGQINYLGRLLSERG
- a CDS encoding oxidoreductase-like domain-containing protein, with translation MKKPIKPLPTDCCGSGCDRCVYDIYVEHLKRYRKWKQEQKKKEEQTQTK
- a CDS encoding putative metallopeptidase, translated to MKDNDFLKPGDTIAHSNKQLMESPEVEKIAEIVIERESLDFGPAEIGYFLVYPNLSKYKAAKCVKASREVQYYSGNNYLIEISGEMWDMLDQKTREMVLFHQLMHVDPVYKAKNQEWKMKIRKPDFSDFYEINDKYGNDWYKTVQATVSSLYDLDPKRESKVSL
- a CDS encoding glycerate kinase type-2 family protein, with product MGDKNYLKDLFHRTLTACSPENAVREAVEIEGAKIKIRDHHFESDEYPVYVLAVGKASIPMFKSLDNIIGNRIIKSLIVTPNSPENCSADQIITANHPVPDEESIKAGRAAASFMESVPKNALIITLISGGTSSLMCNPAGAITLSDLRTTFDLLNQCGASISEINTVRKHCSQIKGGQLLRYLHQDVTLIDLIISDVPSNDPTFIGSGPTVGDPSTYQDAYHVLLEYQLWNKIPESVKSHIEKGLTGEVVETLSPEEETIKRHETEIISSAEQFTQQAADFASEDGYKCVLSDQPFNEDVESVASYITDKVLSNEDRDGNPAIFFFYGESRVVVTGEGKGGRNQELALRGALKIAGYNNLSWLSAGTDGVDGPTDAAGAIVDGQTITKARDKGVNPDEHLQNNDSYHFHKQMDTLLVTGPTGNNLMDVVFVIRN
- a CDS encoding translation initiation factor; this translates as MAIKIKKETGGRRGKTVTVISNIKHNPQVIEDLEKKLKKHCGAGGTSYAKTIEIQGDHVAKVQKFLEKEGFEVK
- a CDS encoding sulfotransferase family protein; protein product: MSHENIPIASDKPLLYDKRRPIFIVGIPRSGTTLLAALISSHSEIACGPETHFFSKTSFEQRQEAVEDPNWPEQAVSLITSIKLSGQFVYKLFKLSKKQIYTYLKDSVPSQQAMLESLTAQFAKNIDKPFWAEKTPNHLLHLPEILNLYPNASIIQIIRDPRDACNSMKKLPHASDSAIINSYHWYRLESQLTNNEKLKNSISVRYEDLVNRTTFILDKICTHIGIQHEGTMFDPTISARHLVSPKETWKNKVSKPINSENVYKWKSKMPAKEAKAISLICHEGIFNYQYPDPIRPKTTIPVFGLDWHSATIISKDIIALSEKNIFLKPAKNKELLKLQAGSERILPLLELPKIGQKRVKRLFFTIRIIIRLLIEKFNGTKILYWSESKPGNSLTSRFIQKIITVLGTEFDIHSNDFEKGTEIASAKTFLGRTIK
- a CDS encoding glycosyltransferase family 4 protein, which produces MKIAFLTDQYVTDDKNEGGVGNYLAKMGAALSKHGHHVEVFALVNHPHNTTIVNGITIHSIKKPDSILFKVLKRLILYLFSQEAYENINTIIYSYILNKAFEKRDKNIKFDIVQSTNYPQTGFFVKRKQGRKHYLRLSTSRLLFDKASFKKIKLSQKITEKIDLHCIRKADHSYSPSQFLSDYFEKKYALDISVVRPPAILYIDPAKKIPFNLPKRYLVHFGILGFRKGTDLVAEALEKAWKSNPDLKMVWVGRYSQDIGTPIHEKLEDTKERLIWIDHQPSSQLYKIVSDSIASVLPSRADNLPNTVIESLLLGVPVIGFSNASIDELVIAGKNGELVPSNDTDALAIAMIQAWDENKDWLNGNMTHLPVFDEMQAEQAVKNFLELESQ